One window of Pyxicephalus adspersus chromosome 4, UCB_Pads_2.0, whole genome shotgun sequence genomic DNA carries:
- the MASP1 gene encoding mannan-binding lectin serine protease 1: protein MRLFQILFPLLWFLCEGDVLILREMYGEIRTPKFPDLYPSDSEVTWNITVPEGFRIRLYFIHFDLEPSYLCEYDYAKVETDEQVLATFCGRESTDTEQAPGKQVITSPGNFLSLTFRSDFSNEERYTGFDAHYSAVDVDECAEGNDEDMVCDHHCHNYIGGFYCSCRFGYLLHSDNRTCKVECSDNLYTQRSGIISSADFPNPYPKSSDCLYRIELEEGFVVNLQFDDSFDIEDHPEVTCPYDYLKIKAGKKEFGPICGDKSPGRIETQSISVQILFHSDGSGENGGWKLSYTVTGVSCPDLQEPINGKIEPSQTKYTFKDQAVITCNPGYRVVRDNVEMDSFQIECRKDGTWSNQVPRCQKMNFRMS from the exons ATGAG gctcttCCAAATCTTGTTTCCTTTATTATGGTTCCTCTGTGAAGGGGATGTCTTAATACTTAGAGAAATGTACGGCGAGATCCGAACACCAAAGTTTCCAGATTTGTATCCAAGTGATTCAGAGGTGACCTGGAATATTACCGTACCAGAAGGATTCAGAATAAGGTTATACTTTATTCACTTCGACCTGGAACCATCCTACCTCTGCGAGTATGACTATGCTAAG GTGGAGACTGACGAACAAGTGTTGGCAACTTTCTGTGGAAGGGAAAGCACAGACACAGAGCAAGCTCCTGGAAAGCAAGTAATCACATCTCCTGGAAATTTTCTCAGCCTTACTTTTAGGTCTGATTTCTCCAATGAAGAACGTTACACTGGATTTGATGCTCACTACAGTGCAGTTG ATGTAGATGAATGTGCAGAGGGAAATGATGAGGACATGGTATGTGACCATCATTGTCACAATTACATTGGTGGATTCTACTGCTCCTGCAGATTTGGTTATCTCCTGCACTCGGATAACAGGACATGCAAAG TGGAATGCAGTGATAACCTGTACACACAAAGAAGTGGAATCATTTCAAGTGCTGATTTCCCTAATCCATATCCCAAGAGCTCCGACTGCCTGTATAGAATTGAGCTGGAGGAAGGATTTGTGGTCAATCTTCAGTTTGACGATAGCTTTGATATTGAAGACCACCCAGAAGTGACTTGTCCTTATGATTACCTAAAG ATcaaagctggaaaaaaagaatttggcCCAATATGTGGAGATAAATCACCAGGAAGAATAGAAACCCAAAGCATCAGTGTTCAGATCTTGTTTCACAGTGATGGTTCTGGAGAGAATGGAGGATGGAAGCTGTCCTATACAGTCACAG GAGTATCATGCCCCGATCTTCAGGAACCCATAAATGGGAAAATTGAACCTTCTCAAACAAAGTACACATTTAAAGACCAAGCTGTGATTACATGTAACCCTGGTTATCGGGTTGTAAGG